A section of the Rhizobium sp. Pop5 genome encodes:
- a CDS encoding formate dehydrogenase subunit delta, which yields MSHDTKTKLVYMANQIATFFKSQPASEAVEGVATHINKFWEPRMRRQLFEILEKDENGLDALVLQAAPLIRKPEAEASQVR from the coding sequence ATGTCGCATGATACCAAGACCAAGCTCGTCTATATGGCGAACCAGATCGCCACCTTCTTCAAAAGCCAGCCGGCCAGCGAGGCTGTGGAGGGTGTTGCCACCCATATCAACAAATTCTGGGAGCCGCGCATGCGGCGGCAATTGTTCGAAATTCTGGAAAAGGACGAAAACGGCCTGGATGCGCTGGTGCTTCAGGCCGCGCCCCTGATCCGCAAACCGGAGGCTGAAGCAAGCCAGGTCCGGTAA
- the fdhD gene encoding formate dehydrogenase accessory sulfurtransferase FdhD translates to MTFTITARAAETARRNGIVQAGSRIVPEEVPIAFSYGGSTHAVMMATPDDLEDFAVGFSLTEGIITERAEVSGVEIVEGEQGIDVQVSLADDVADRLRARRRSMAGPVGCGLCGIESIEQAVRLVPDVSASLLALSHAEIVRAVALLNEAQPLHRETRAVHGAGFYRPDKGLTAVREDVGRHNALDKLCGAVIRADERGAEGAVVVTSRLSVEMVQKAAILGSPVLIAISAPTALAIRTAEEAGMTLVALVRGEDFEIFTHPHRISPGSIADVA, encoded by the coding sequence ATGACCTTCACGATCACCGCCCGTGCTGCCGAAACCGCCCGCCGCAATGGCATTGTGCAGGCCGGTTCGCGCATCGTGCCCGAGGAAGTGCCAATCGCCTTTTCCTATGGCGGCAGTACGCATGCGGTGATGATGGCAACGCCTGATGATCTCGAGGATTTTGCCGTCGGGTTTAGTCTGACCGAAGGCATCATCACCGAGCGGGCGGAGGTTTCGGGTGTCGAGATTGTCGAGGGCGAGCAGGGCATCGACGTGCAGGTGAGCCTTGCCGACGACGTCGCCGACAGGCTGCGGGCACGCCGCCGCAGCATGGCCGGGCCAGTCGGCTGCGGGCTCTGCGGCATCGAATCGATCGAGCAGGCGGTGCGGCTGGTGCCCGACGTCTCGGCATCTCTGTTGGCGCTATCGCATGCGGAAATCGTGCGCGCCGTTGCGCTTCTCAACGAAGCACAGCCGTTGCATCGGGAGACACGAGCGGTGCACGGCGCCGGTTTCTATCGACCCGACAAGGGACTGACTGCGGTGCGCGAAGATGTCGGCCGGCACAATGCGCTGGACAAGCTTTGCGGCGCGGTCATCCGCGCCGATGAAAGAGGCGCGGAAGGCGCCGTCGTCGTCACCAGCCGGCTCTCCGTCGAAATGGTGCAGAAGGCGGCGATCCTCGGCAGCCCGGTGCTCATTGCCATTTCAGCGCCGACAGCGCTTGCCATCCGTACGGCCGAAGAGGCCGGCATGACCCTCGTCGCGCTGGTGCGCGGCGAGGACTTCGAGATTTTTACTCACCCCCACCGCATCTCGCCCGGAAGTATCGCCGATGTCGCATGA
- the fdhF gene encoding formate dehydrogenase subunit alpha yields the protein MSLIHEIDYGTPASKSETMVTLTIDGQQISVPEGTSVMRASMEAGIEVPKLCATDMVDAFGSCRLCLVEIEGRAGTPASCTTPVAANMVVHTQTGRLKDIRRGVMELYISDHPLDCLTCAANGDCQLQDMAGAVGLRDVRYGYEGDNHVKARNNGDINLKWLPKDESNPYFTYDPSKCIVCSLCVRACEEVQGTFALTIEGRGFGSRVSSGMHEQFIDSECVSCGACVQACPTATLTEKSVIQIGQPEHSAVTTCAYCGVGCSFKAEMRGEELVRMVPWKDGQANRGHSCVKGRFAYGYSTHKDRILNPMIREKVSDPWREVSWDEAFAHVASEFRRIQYQHGREAIGGITSSRCTNEETYLVQKLVRAGFGNNNVDTCARVCHSPTGYGLGQAFGTSAGTQDFDSVEQSDVVVIIGANPTDGHPVFGSRLKKRLRQGAKLIVIDPRRTDIVRSPHVEASYHLPLKPGTNVAVMTALAHVIVTEGLYDERFIRERCDWSEFEDWAAFVAEPQHSPEQTEMFTGVPAADLRGAARLYAKGGNGAIYYGLGVTEHSQGSTTVMAIANLAMATGNIGRPGVGVNPLRGQNNVQGSCDMGSFPHELPGYRHISDDATRDIFEKLWGVKLNNEPGLRIPNMLDAAVDGSFKGLYIQGEDILQSDPDTKHVAAGLAAMECVVVQDLFLNETANYAHVFLPGSTFLEKDGTFTNAERRINRVRKVMSPRNGYGDWEVTQKLAQAMGLDWNYAHPSEIMDEIAATTPSFALVSYDYLEKMGSVQWPCNEKNPLGSPIMHVNGFVRGKGKFIRTEYVATDERTGPRFPLLLTTGRILSHYNVGAQTRRTENVAWHAEDRLEIHAHDAEQRGIRDGDWVKLVSRSGDTTLRALITDRVAPGVVYTTFHHPGTQANVITTDYSDWATNCPEYKVTAVQVSPSNGPSDWQREYDEQARQSRRIAGKLEAAE from the coding sequence ATGTCTCTCATCCATGAAATCGACTACGGCACTCCCGCTTCGAAATCCGAGACCATGGTGACGCTCACCATCGACGGACAGCAGATCAGCGTGCCTGAGGGAACCTCCGTCATGCGCGCCTCGATGGAGGCGGGCATTGAGGTGCCGAAGCTCTGCGCCACCGATATGGTCGATGCCTTCGGTTCCTGCCGGCTTTGTCTCGTCGAGATCGAGGGCCGTGCCGGCACGCCTGCCTCCTGCACGACGCCAGTGGCGGCAAACATGGTGGTACACACGCAGACGGGGCGGCTCAAGGATATCCGCCGCGGCGTGATGGAGCTCTATATCTCCGACCATCCGCTCGACTGTCTTACCTGCGCTGCCAACGGCGATTGCCAATTGCAGGACATGGCGGGCGCCGTCGGCCTTCGCGACGTGCGCTACGGCTATGAGGGCGACAATCACGTCAAGGCCCGCAACAACGGCGACATCAATCTGAAATGGCTGCCGAAGGACGAGTCCAATCCCTATTTCACCTATGATCCTTCCAAGTGCATCGTCTGTTCGCTCTGCGTGCGCGCCTGCGAGGAAGTGCAGGGCACCTTCGCGCTGACGATCGAGGGGCGTGGTTTCGGCTCGCGCGTTTCATCGGGCATGCACGAGCAGTTCATCGATTCCGAATGCGTTTCCTGCGGCGCCTGCGTTCAGGCCTGTCCGACGGCGACACTGACGGAAAAGTCGGTCATCCAGATCGGCCAGCCGGAGCATTCGGCCGTCACCACCTGCGCCTATTGCGGCGTTGGCTGCTCCTTCAAGGCGGAAATGCGCGGCGAAGAACTGGTGCGCATGGTGCCGTGGAAGGACGGCCAGGCCAATCGCGGGCATTCCTGCGTCAAAGGCCGTTTCGCCTACGGTTATTCCACCCATAAGGACCGCATCCTCAATCCGATGATCCGCGAAAAGGTCAGCGATCCCTGGCGGGAGGTAAGCTGGGACGAAGCTTTCGCGCATGTGGCGTCGGAATTCCGCCGCATCCAGTATCAACACGGCCGCGAGGCGATCGGCGGCATCACCTCCTCACGCTGCACCAATGAAGAAACCTATCTGGTGCAGAAGCTGGTCCGTGCCGGTTTCGGCAACAACAACGTCGATACCTGCGCCCGGGTCTGCCATTCGCCGACCGGCTATGGCCTCGGCCAGGCGTTCGGCACGTCGGCGGGCACGCAGGATTTCGACAGCGTCGAACAGTCCGATGTCGTCGTCATCATCGGCGCCAATCCGACGGACGGACATCCGGTGTTCGGCTCGCGGCTGAAGAAGCGGCTGCGCCAGGGCGCCAAGCTCATCGTCATCGATCCGCGCCGCACCGACATCGTCCGCTCGCCGCATGTTGAGGCCTCCTACCACCTGCCTCTGAAGCCGGGGACCAATGTCGCCGTCATGACGGCGCTGGCACATGTGATCGTCACCGAAGGGCTTTACGACGAGAGGTTCATTCGCGAGCGCTGCGACTGGTCGGAGTTTGAAGACTGGGCGGCCTTCGTCGCTGAGCCGCAGCACAGCCCCGAGCAGACCGAGATGTTCACCGGCGTGCCGGCGGCGGATCTGCGCGGCGCGGCGAGGCTCTACGCCAAGGGTGGTAACGGCGCGATCTATTACGGCCTCGGGGTCACCGAACATAGCCAGGGCTCGACCACCGTCATGGCGATCGCCAACCTCGCGATGGCGACCGGCAATATCGGCCGCCCGGGTGTGGGCGTGAACCCGCTGCGTGGCCAGAACAACGTGCAGGGCTCCTGCGACATGGGCTCCTTCCCGCACGAGCTGCCGGGCTACCGGCACATTTCCGACGATGCGACGCGCGATATCTTCGAAAAGCTCTGGGGCGTGAAGCTCAACAACGAGCCGGGCCTGCGCATACCGAACATGCTGGATGCGGCGGTCGACGGCTCGTTCAAAGGCCTCTATATCCAGGGCGAGGATATTCTCCAGTCCGACCCCGATACCAAGCATGTCGCAGCCGGTCTTGCCGCCATGGAATGCGTCGTCGTGCAGGACCTCTTCCTGAACGAGACCGCCAATTACGCCCATGTCTTCCTGCCCGGCTCGACCTTCCTCGAGAAGGACGGCACCTTCACCAATGCGGAGCGGCGCATCAACCGCGTGCGCAAGGTGATGTCGCCGCGCAACGGCTATGGCGACTGGGAGGTGACGCAAAAGCTCGCCCAGGCGATGGGGCTCGACTGGAATTATGCGCATCCCTCCGAGATCATGGACGAGATTGCCGCGACGACGCCGAGTTTCGCGCTTGTTTCCTACGACTATCTCGAAAAAATGGGGTCGGTGCAGTGGCCCTGTAACGAAAAGAACCCGCTCGGCTCGCCGATCATGCATGTGAACGGCTTCGTGCGCGGGAAGGGCAAGTTCATCCGCACGGAATATGTGGCGACCGACGAGCGCACCGGCCCGCGCTTCCCGCTGCTGCTCACCACCGGGCGCATCCTCAGTCACTACAATGTCGGCGCGCAGACGCGACGGACCGAGAATGTCGCCTGGCATGCGGAAGACCGGCTGGAAATTCACGCGCATGATGCCGAGCAGCGCGGCATTCGAGACGGCGACTGGGTGAAGCTCGTCAGCCGCTCCGGCGACACCACGCTTCGGGCTCTGATTACCGATCGCGTTGCGCCCGGTGTCGTCTACACGACCTTCCATCATCCCGGCACGCAGGCGAACGTGATCACCACCGACTACTCCGACTGGGCGACGAATTGCCCTGAGTATAAAGTGACGGCGGTGCAAGTCTCGCCCTCCAACGGGCCGAGCGACTGGCAGCGCGAATATGACGAGCAGGCGCGGCAATCGCGTCGCATCGCCGGCAAGCTGGAAGCGGCGGAGTGA
- a CDS encoding NADH-quinone oxidoreductase subunit NuoF gives MTIKIYVPRDAAALALGAEKVAKAIAQEIAARGFDAEIVRNGSRGMFWLEPLVEVEVAGKRIGYGPVKAKDVPALFDAGMMSGGGHSLCLGEVEDLPFLKEQTRLTFARCGITDPLSLVDYEAHGGLAGLRRAVSMTPAEVVKEVTDSGLRGRGGAGFPTGIKWKTVLDAAGDRKYIVCNADEGDSGTFADRMIMEGDPFVLIEGMAIAGLATGATKGFVYTRSEYPHAIAAMTAAIGIARQAGILGLSVLGSGRAFDMEVRTGAGAYVCGEETALLNSLEGKRGIVRAKPPLPAHKGLFDCPTVINNVISLASVPVIMEKGAAFYRDFGMGRSRGTIPLQIAGNVRYGGLYETAFGLSLGDIVDRIGGGTATGRPVKAVQVGGPLGAYFPRALFDTPFDYEAFAAKDGLIGHAGLVVFDDTADMLKQARFAMEFCAVESCGKCTPCRIGSTRGVETVDKIAQGIEPEKNRVLLADLCNTMKFGSLCALGGFTPYPVVSAMTHFPEDFSPAPIVEAAE, from the coding sequence ATGACAATCAAGATTTATGTTCCGCGCGACGCCGCTGCGCTGGCGCTCGGAGCCGAAAAGGTGGCAAAGGCGATTGCCCAGGAGATCGCCGCCCGCGGCTTCGATGCCGAGATCGTGCGCAACGGCTCGCGCGGAATGTTCTGGCTGGAACCGCTTGTTGAAGTCGAGGTTGCCGGCAAGCGCATCGGCTACGGCCCGGTGAAGGCGAAAGACGTGCCCGCCTTGTTCGACGCCGGGATGATGAGCGGCGGCGGCCATTCACTCTGTCTCGGGGAGGTTGAAGACCTCCCGTTCCTGAAGGAACAGACCCGCCTGACCTTCGCCCGCTGCGGCATCACCGATCCGCTTTCGCTCGTGGACTATGAAGCGCATGGCGGCCTTGCCGGCCTTCGCCGCGCCGTTTCGATGACGCCAGCCGAAGTCGTCAAGGAAGTCACCGATTCGGGCCTTCGCGGACGCGGCGGCGCGGGCTTCCCGACGGGCATCAAGTGGAAAACCGTTCTCGATGCCGCCGGGGACCGCAAATATATCGTCTGCAATGCCGATGAGGGCGACAGCGGCACCTTTGCCGACAGAATGATCATGGAAGGCGATCCCTTCGTGCTGATCGAGGGCATGGCGATCGCCGGGCTCGCGACCGGAGCGACCAAGGGCTTCGTCTATACACGTTCGGAATATCCGCATGCGATCGCGGCGATGACGGCGGCCATCGGCATCGCCCGGCAGGCCGGTATTCTCGGCCTCTCGGTGCTCGGCTCGGGCCGCGCCTTCGATATGGAGGTCCGCACCGGCGCCGGCGCCTATGTCTGCGGCGAGGAAACTGCCCTGCTGAACAGTCTCGAAGGCAAGCGCGGCATCGTGCGCGCCAAGCCGCCCTTGCCGGCGCATAAGGGGCTGTTTGACTGTCCGACCGTCATCAATAACGTGATCTCGCTCGCCTCCGTGCCCGTCATCATGGAAAAGGGCGCCGCCTTCTACCGCGATTTCGGCATGGGCCGCTCGCGCGGCACGATCCCGCTGCAGATTGCCGGCAATGTCCGGTACGGCGGGCTTTACGAGACGGCATTCGGTCTTTCGCTCGGCGATATCGTCGATCGGATTGGCGGCGGCACCGCGACGGGCCGGCCGGTCAAGGCCGTGCAGGTCGGCGGGCCGCTCGGCGCCTATTTCCCGCGGGCGCTGTTCGACACGCCTTTCGATTACGAAGCTTTCGCCGCCAAAGACGGGCTCATCGGTCATGCCGGCCTCGTCGTTTTTGACGATACGGCCGACATGCTGAAGCAGGCGCGTTTCGCCATGGAATTCTGCGCCGTCGAAAGCTGCGGCAAGTGCACGCCCTGCCGTATCGGATCGACGCGCGGGGTGGAGACGGTGGACAAGATTGCTCAAGGCATCGAGCCGGAGAAGAACCGGGTGCTGCTTGCCGATCTCTGCAACACGATGAAGTTCGGCTCGCTCTGCGCGCTGGGCGGTTTCACGCCCTATCCCGTCGTAAGCGCCATGACGCATTTTCCGGAGGATTTTTCTCCGGCGCCGATCGTGGAGGCCGCCGAATGA
- the rocF gene encoding arginase, whose product MNAQSRSVTLIGAPLEEGSGRRGAAMGPAALRIAGIDQTLIELGHDVADNGDLNIVPAMDLPVHPKAHNLRIVGAFTRALESSVYDVAASGRFPLILGGDHSLSMGSVSGMARYAASKGRPLFVLWLDAHADFNSPATSPSGNIHGMPVAFFCGEAEFAEILPKDRPFVDPKNVFQVGIRSVDAREREEIHEHGVNVFDMRAIDEQGIGAIMRHILDVVAKTNGLLHVSLDLDFLDPDIAPGVGTTVPGGATFREAHLVMEMLSDSGLVSSLDLVELNPFLDDRGKSARILVELTASLFGRRIFDRPTRAA is encoded by the coding sequence ATGAACGCTCAATCGCGATCCGTCACCCTCATCGGTGCACCCTTGGAAGAAGGCTCCGGCCGCAGAGGTGCGGCCATGGGCCCTGCTGCGCTACGCATTGCCGGCATCGACCAGACACTGATCGAACTCGGCCATGACGTTGCCGATAATGGCGATCTCAACATCGTGCCGGCGATGGACCTGCCGGTTCATCCGAAAGCTCATAATCTGAGGATCGTCGGTGCCTTCACGCGCGCGCTCGAAAGCAGTGTCTACGATGTTGCCGCTTCCGGTCGTTTCCCGCTAATTCTCGGCGGCGACCATAGCCTTTCCATGGGTAGCGTCTCCGGCATGGCCCGCTATGCCGCCAGCAAGGGCCGCCCGCTCTTCGTGCTTTGGCTCGATGCCCATGCCGATTTTAACTCTCCCGCCACGTCGCCCTCGGGCAATATTCACGGCATGCCCGTCGCCTTCTTCTGCGGCGAGGCGGAGTTCGCGGAGATTCTCCCGAAGGACCGTCCGTTCGTCGACCCGAAGAATGTCTTTCAAGTCGGCATCCGTTCGGTCGATGCGCGCGAGCGCGAGGAAATCCACGAACACGGCGTCAACGTCTTCGACATGCGCGCGATCGACGAGCAGGGTATCGGCGCGATCATGCGCCATATTCTCGATGTCGTCGCCAAGACGAACGGCCTGCTGCATGTCAGCCTTGACCTCGATTTCCTCGATCCCGATATCGCCCCCGGCGTCGGCACGACGGTGCCCGGCGGCGCGACCTTCCGCGAGGCGCATCTCGTCATGGAAATGCTTTCCGACAGCGGCCTCGTCTCGTCGCTCGATCTCGTCGAACTCAATCCGTTTCTCGACGATCGCGGCAAGAGCGCCCGCATTCTGGTGGAACTGACGGCAAGCCTCTTCGGCCGCCGCATCTTCGATCGTCCGACACGCGCAGCCTAG
- a CDS encoding Lrp/AsnC family transcriptional regulator, giving the protein MISVDDLDIELLSALRHNARISVSSLAAMTGASRATVAARIDRLVASGTIVGFTVRTSHETRSAGVRAIVMIEVLGKLADRVADQLRGLPQVRALHSTNGKWDFVAELEDRDLASFDETLRRIRLINGINSTETNILLKTSKTGF; this is encoded by the coding sequence GTGATCAGCGTGGACGATCTCGACATCGAACTTTTGAGCGCGCTTCGCCACAATGCCCGGATTTCCGTCTCCTCGCTGGCCGCGATGACTGGCGCATCGCGGGCGACGGTTGCCGCCCGAATCGACCGGCTTGTCGCCAGCGGCACCATCGTCGGTTTTACCGTTCGCACCAGTCATGAGACGCGCTCCGCCGGCGTGCGCGCGATCGTCATGATCGAGGTGCTCGGCAAGCTCGCAGACAGAGTGGCCGATCAGCTCAGGGGCTTGCCGCAGGTGCGTGCGCTCCACAGCACCAACGGCAAATGGGATTTCGTCGCCGAACTCGAGGATCGCGATCTTGCCTCTTTCGACGAGACGCTGCGCCGTATCCGGCTGATCAATGGCATCAATTCGACCGAGACGAATATCCTTCTCAAGACGAGCAAGACAGGTTTCTAA
- a CDS encoding chemotaxis protein CheW has product MATINSTSFSGDTLEIIAFRLHDQEFCVKTTTIREIRGWAPSTPIPHAPADVIGVMNLRGSVIPIIDLAYKLGMKSTVANERSAIVVAEVHSMVIGMLVDRVSDILTISSSQVQPVPEVTASFDRAYCEGIIASENGMICFLNLAKMFKENETDELAA; this is encoded by the coding sequence ATGGCCACGATCAATTCCACTAGCTTCAGCGGCGATACGCTCGAGATCATTGCCTTCCGCCTGCATGATCAGGAATTCTGCGTCAAGACCACGACCATCCGCGAAATCCGTGGCTGGGCGCCTTCGACGCCGATCCCCCATGCGCCGGCCGATGTGATCGGCGTCATGAACCTGCGCGGCTCGGTCATCCCGATCATCGATCTCGCCTACAAACTCGGGATGAAGAGCACTGTTGCCAACGAGCGCAGTGCCATCGTCGTCGCCGAAGTCCACAGCATGGTCATCGGCATGCTCGTGGACCGCGTCTCTGATATTCTCACCATCTCCTCCAGCCAGGTCCAGCCGGTGCCCGAAGTAACCGCTTCCTTCGACCGCGCTTATTGCGAAGGCATTATCGCTTCGGAAAATGGTATGATCTGCTTCCTGAACCTCGCCAAGATGTTCAAGGAAAACGAGACGGATGAATTGGCAGCGTGA
- a CDS encoding PAS domain-containing methyl-accepting chemotaxis protein — protein sequence MFSLSSDSKYILDAISRSQAIIEFDLKGNILTANENFCKVLGYNLSEIIGKHHSMFCEPAYTATQEYREFWARLGRGEYDAGSYKRFAKGSREIWIQASYNPVFKGGKPFKVVKFAADITAAKKKAVEDSGKLEAISRSQAVIEFTPTGEILTANTNFCSAMGYSLAEVTGRHHSMFCDPAYAKTEDYANFWKRLAQGEFIANEFVRFGKGGRQIWIQAAYNPILDADGKVYKVVKFATDVTERMSAISMLGTALRLLSEGDLTRTVDTPFVPSMEQLRHDFNTAIGDLAETMRTIGENASAIATGSSEIGASADSFSKRTEQQAASIEETAAALEEITTTVNDSSRRAGEAGRLVAKTKQGAEHSGTVVRNAVAAMDQIEQSSREINNIIGVIDDIAFQTNLLALNAGVEAARAGEAGKGFAVVAQEVRELAQRSAKAAKEIKALINTSSDLVKNGVSLVGETGRALEEIVTQVGDINVNVEAIVEASKEQATGLKEINQAVNTLDQATQQNAAMVEESTAASHSLAREAETLRVLLARFRLPGAVAAVRQQSSSPALHIVPRVTGMRGAAAVNGSWEEF from the coding sequence ATGTTTAGTCTATCTTCCGATTCGAAATATATTCTTGACGCCATCTCCAGATCGCAGGCAATCATCGAATTCGATCTCAAGGGAAACATCCTGACGGCGAACGAGAATTTCTGCAAAGTGCTCGGTTACAACCTGAGCGAGATCATCGGCAAGCATCACAGCATGTTCTGCGAACCGGCCTATACGGCAACGCAGGAGTATCGTGAATTCTGGGCCCGCCTCGGACGCGGCGAATATGACGCCGGTTCCTACAAGCGTTTTGCCAAGGGCAGCAGGGAAATCTGGATCCAGGCGTCCTATAATCCTGTATTCAAGGGCGGAAAGCCGTTCAAGGTCGTCAAGTTTGCGGCTGACATCACCGCGGCGAAAAAGAAGGCGGTGGAGGATTCCGGCAAGCTGGAAGCGATCTCGCGGTCGCAGGCGGTCATCGAGTTTACCCCGACAGGCGAGATCCTGACCGCAAACACCAATTTCTGCAGCGCCATGGGATATTCGCTTGCCGAGGTGACCGGCAGGCACCACAGCATGTTCTGCGATCCTGCCTATGCCAAGACGGAGGACTACGCCAACTTCTGGAAGCGGCTGGCGCAGGGCGAATTCATCGCCAACGAATTTGTCCGCTTCGGCAAGGGCGGCCGACAGATCTGGATCCAGGCTGCCTATAACCCGATCCTTGATGCCGACGGCAAGGTTTACAAGGTCGTGAAATTTGCCACCGACGTCACGGAGCGCATGAGCGCCATTTCCATGCTCGGCACGGCGCTCCGCCTTCTCTCCGAAGGCGATCTGACAAGGACGGTGGATACGCCTTTCGTCCCGTCGATGGAACAGCTGCGCCACGATTTCAACACCGCCATCGGCGACCTTGCCGAGACGATGAGAACGATTGGCGAGAATGCCAGTGCGATCGCCACAGGCTCGAGTGAGATCGGCGCATCGGCTGATTCCTTCTCCAAACGGACGGAACAGCAGGCCGCATCGATCGAAGAGACGGCGGCCGCGCTGGAAGAGATCACCACGACGGTCAACGATTCCAGCCGCCGGGCCGGCGAAGCCGGTCGCCTCGTGGCCAAGACAAAGCAGGGCGCCGAGCATTCCGGCACCGTGGTCCGCAATGCGGTCGCCGCCATGGACCAGATCGAGCAGTCCTCGCGTGAAATCAACAACATCATCGGCGTCATCGACGACATCGCCTTCCAGACCAATCTCCTGGCGCTGAACGCCGGCGTCGAAGCGGCCCGTGCCGGTGAGGCCGGCAAGGGCTTTGCAGTCGTCGCCCAAGAGGTCCGTGAACTCGCCCAGCGCTCCGCCAAGGCCGCCAAGGAGATCAAGGCGCTCATCAACACCTCGAGCGACCTCGTCAAGAACGGCGTCAGCCTCGTCGGCGAGACCGGTAGGGCGCTCGAGGAGATCGTCACGCAGGTCGGCGATATCAACGTCAATGTCGAGGCGATCGTCGAGGCATCGAAAGAACAGGCAACCGGGCTCAAGGAAATCAATCAGGCGGTCAACACGCTTGATCAGGCAACCCAGCAGAATGCCGCGATGGTCGAAGAGAGCACCGCCGCCAGCCACAGCCTTGCGAGGGAAGCCGAAACGCTGCGTGTCCTGCTGGCGAGATTCCGCCTGCCGGGCGCGGTCGCCGCCGTGAGGCAGCAGTCAAGTTCACCGGCGCTGCATATCGTTCCGCGTGTCACAGGCATGCGCGGCGCTGCCGCGGTCAATGGGAGCTGGGAAGAATTCTGA
- the rocD gene encoding ornithine--oxo-acid transaminase yields the protein MNTSEKLIATEQRLGAHNYKPLDVVLTRGEGVHVWDTDGNRYLDCLSAYSAVNQGHCHPKILAAMVEQAGRLTLTSRAFRNDQLAYLYEELAALTGSHKILPMNSGAEAVETAIKAVRKWGYEVKGVPEGKAEIIVCADNFHGRTLSIVSFSTDPDARTGFGPYTPGFRTVPFGDAEAFEAAINGNTVAALIEPIQGEAGVIIPPAGYFTRIRQLCTDNNVTLILDEIQTGLGRTGKLLAEEHEGIEADVTLIGKALSGGFYPVSAVLSNSEVLGVLKPGQHGSTFGGNPLACAVARTALKVLVEEGMIENAAVMGDYFLEGLRSIRSNIVRDVRGRGLMMAIELEPEAGGARQYCHALKERGLLAKDTHDNTIRLAPPLVITREQVDWAVSQIEKTIS from the coding sequence ATGAACACTTCGGAAAAACTGATCGCCACGGAACAGCGGCTCGGTGCCCACAATTACAAGCCGCTCGACGTGGTGCTGACGCGCGGCGAAGGCGTTCATGTCTGGGATACCGACGGCAATCGCTATCTCGATTGCCTTTCGGCCTATTCGGCCGTCAACCAGGGCCATTGCCACCCGAAGATCCTCGCCGCCATGGTCGAGCAGGCGGGGAGATTGACGCTCACCTCCCGCGCCTTCCGCAACGACCAACTCGCCTATCTCTATGAAGAGCTGGCGGCGCTGACCGGCTCTCACAAGATCCTGCCGATGAACTCAGGCGCCGAAGCGGTGGAAACCGCCATCAAGGCGGTGCGCAAATGGGGATACGAGGTCAAAGGCGTGCCGGAAGGCAAGGCGGAAATCATCGTCTGCGCCGACAATTTCCACGGCCGGACGCTGAGCATCGTCAGTTTCTCCACCGATCCCGATGCCCGCACCGGCTTCGGCCCCTATACGCCGGGCTTCCGCACCGTCCCCTTCGGCGATGCCGAGGCATTCGAGGCCGCGATCAACGGCAATACCGTGGCTGCCCTGATCGAACCGATCCAGGGCGAAGCCGGCGTCATCATTCCGCCGGCCGGTTATTTCACCCGCATCCGTCAACTCTGCACCGATAACAACGTCACGCTCATCCTCGACGAAATCCAGACCGGCCTCGGCCGCACCGGCAAGCTGCTGGCCGAGGAGCATGAAGGCATCGAGGCCGACGTGACGCTGATCGGCAAGGCACTATCAGGCGGCTTCTATCCCGTATCGGCCGTGCTTTCGAATTCCGAAGTGCTGGGCGTGCTGAAACCAGGCCAGCACGGCTCGACCTTCGGCGGCAATCCGCTCGCCTGCGCGGTGGCGCGCACCGCCCTCAAGGTACTCGTGGAAGAAGGCATGATCGAGAACGCCGCCGTTATGGGCGACTATTTCCTCGAAGGCCTGAGGTCGATCCGCTCGAACATCGTCCGCGACGTGCGCGGCCGCGGCCTGATGATGGCGATCGAACTGGAGCCCGAGGCCGGCGGCGCGCGGCAATATTGCCATGCGTTGAAAGAGCGCGGCCTTCTCGCCAAGGATACCCATGACAACACGATTCGCCTCGCTCCGCCATTGGTCATAACGAGGGAGCAGGTCGATTGGGCCGTCTCGCAGATCGAAAAGACGATCAGCTGA